A genomic segment from Polyangium mundeleinium encodes:
- a CDS encoding OB-fold protein, with protein MRQTSLLMLTLSLAACCNLGNKSSPSSESGAATNSTSAATAPTAAARDFKERPSVMVSAKDILDEYKNNEVRADGKFKDKIVQIRGKVGDVKKDITDSIYVTVGTGAMLEIPEVQCFVKDSEAKAAAALNKGEEVTVAGHVDGLLMNVLVKDCVINPDMKICDRMRVALGGSGECKAGASVPTFQMPDKSKVGVICFPTKEMFDKTTTSDGVKPKDNTASLIASSQSMCMAILGSEKGPVPQSLVDQAQKALDAL; from the coding sequence ATGAGACAGACCTCGCTCCTGATGCTCACCCTCTCCCTTGCCGCGTGCTGCAACCTCGGGAACAAGTCGTCGCCTTCGTCGGAGAGTGGCGCGGCAACCAACTCCACATCGGCCGCGACAGCCCCAACGGCGGCTGCTCGGGACTTCAAGGAACGTCCATCGGTAATGGTCTCGGCCAAAGACATCCTCGATGAGTACAAGAATAACGAGGTGCGTGCTGATGGGAAATTCAAGGACAAGATCGTCCAGATCCGGGGCAAGGTCGGGGACGTGAAGAAGGACATTACCGACAGCATCTACGTCACCGTCGGAACGGGCGCGATGCTGGAGATTCCCGAGGTTCAGTGCTTCGTGAAGGACAGCGAAGCAAAGGCCGCTGCCGCATTGAATAAGGGGGAGGAGGTTACGGTAGCCGGGCACGTTGACGGACTTTTGATGAACGTCCTTGTCAAGGACTGCGTTATCAACCCGGACATGAAGATTTGCGACCGTATGCGGGTGGCCCTGGGCGGCTCCGGGGAATGTAAGGCGGGCGCTTCGGTGCCAACATTCCAAATGCCCGACAAGAGCAAAGTGGGAGTGATTTGCTTCCCGACCAAGGAAATGTTCGACAAGACCACAACGAGCGACGGGGTTAAGCCCAAAGATAATACGGCGTCCCTTATTGCGTCATCACAGTCCATGTGTATGGCGATTTTGGGCTCGGAAAAGGGTCCTGTACCGCAGTCATTGGTGGACCAAGCCCAAAAGGCCCTCGACGCCCTGTAG
- a CDS encoding HEPN domain-containing protein: MTNPVVAKLSASLPRDIHKGMICTPARFLGQYEDEQFLIAHAWPTDYVGMNIRFGQKSAASKHYYIVAFKAPAEESFAGGRRTAIPDYTPLLGEIVDLLAVFFGKQFNSCGMIESSGLYHIPHLSMSLTGYYDHYPYNDLPRPDLEIDLNLSRCGGILGLLTDAAPSSRLSTLAGTAAKFYARALRTYEHDHGAAFVDLMMAGEIISKYQELPQDEIYDDQLKKLFARLHQAGIGESDVRAIKGRLYQVKRHFVRNLLGLLSPKFFDKTECSGLTPIEHVRLRADDIEKRLRSAYDLRSRYVHEGIPLDYWMRPEGRDELRWGSPITGNKELDKIVGNAPTFYGMERIIRFCLLRLLHKHVMPLHPDLD; this comes from the coding sequence ATGACGAATCCTGTGGTTGCAAAGCTCTCTGCTTCGCTCCCCCGTGACATTCACAAGGGAATGATCTGTACTCCTGCAAGATTTCTTGGCCAGTACGAGGACGAGCAATTCTTGATAGCGCACGCGTGGCCAACAGACTATGTGGGCATGAACATTCGATTCGGCCAAAAGAGCGCGGCGAGCAAGCACTACTATATTGTGGCATTCAAGGCCCCGGCGGAGGAGAGTTTTGCCGGCGGGAGGAGGACAGCGATACCGGATTATACGCCTCTGCTTGGCGAAATCGTGGATCTTCTGGCCGTGTTTTTTGGAAAGCAGTTCAATAGCTGCGGAATGATTGAAAGCAGTGGTCTTTATCATATACCGCATCTGTCGATGTCGCTGACTGGGTATTATGACCATTACCCGTACAATGATTTGCCAAGACCAGATCTCGAAATTGATTTAAATTTGTCGCGGTGCGGTGGGATTCTTGGCTTGCTTACTGACGCCGCGCCATCGTCAAGATTGAGCACGCTCGCCGGTACTGCCGCCAAGTTCTATGCCAGGGCTTTGCGCACATACGAACATGACCATGGCGCTGCCTTTGTAGATTTAATGATGGCCGGCGAGATTATATCGAAATATCAGGAGTTGCCCCAGGACGAGATCTACGACGATCAGCTAAAGAAGCTATTCGCTCGGTTGCATCAAGCTGGAATTGGGGAATCAGATGTGCGCGCGATAAAGGGCCGGCTATACCAGGTGAAGCGCCATTTTGTACGGAACCTTTTGGGTCTACTGAGCCCTAAGTTTTTTGACAAGACCGAATGCAGCGGACTTACGCCGATCGAACACGTTAGGCTCCGCGCCGACGATATAGAGAAGCGGCTCAGATCTGCTTACGATCTCCGAAGCAGGTACGTTCACGAAGGTATCCCGCTAGATTATTGGATGCGCCCCGAGGGGCGTGATGAGTTGCGCTGGGGATCTCCGATCACGGGTAATAAAGAATTGGACAAGATCGTTGGGAATGCTCCTACGTTCTACGGGATGGAGCGCATTATTAGGTTCTGCCTGCTTCGCCTTTTGCATAAGCATGTGATGCCACTTCATCCTGACTTGGACTGA
- a CDS encoding recombinase family protein, translating into MEARTGIIPSMGGKSSKGGKGSKARGTAQDRAHVSPPREVSILEAAPHAPAVVNAGPTIADPSSVRRVLTVNGPHAGTSRVLAYRRVSTMEQMRSGTSLDAQDEEIRRYCQYARLPDPIDFEETESGGVESQEKRENIAALLKAVRPGDLVVVAKLDRFSRDIVFTISAVRDIIKRGARFLSLAERFDASTPEGETQMALWASIAQMERARIRERTEGNRKRLRALGKFVEGQPPFGYVRAKGADAHDKPRRLDIDPIKAPIVREMFDMCLAGKSARDIALHCQTTYTGLATFRTVWILQLLKNRMYAGQIATTPVRPDKNRQLTQKPAEWVDAHEPIVSLQMWHAAQHALAGRRSYGRKPRTDTITSEWLIRGLARCSVCGSMITAKPASEKNKHAGYYVCRKRYAPELKNATRERCMGAPWNRQDEIDPKIERLAARHFRALDGHLSKAPPPSPHAPNFRTQRAKLVTARSNLVSMVSSGQWGMDVIRAEAARIERELAAIDAEERALSAEASADTVENRKGALSWLRSFVAQWGTMAVPARRAALGAMLDGIKIGPEGIAIEWSDAATMAVRYAEGRLPDPATLDQASDDPRRPARPMLTGGAEHVPALPPGDA; encoded by the coding sequence GCGCCCGCGGTCGTGAACGCAGGGCCCACGATCGCGGATCCTTCCTCGGTTCGGCGAGTCCTCACGGTCAACGGTCCTCATGCCGGGACGTCGCGAGTGCTCGCCTATCGGCGCGTCTCGACCATGGAGCAAATGCGATCGGGCACGTCGCTCGACGCGCAGGACGAGGAGATCCGGCGTTACTGTCAGTACGCCCGCCTCCCGGATCCGATTGACTTTGAAGAAACGGAATCGGGCGGCGTCGAGTCACAAGAGAAACGGGAGAACATCGCAGCCCTGCTAAAGGCCGTCCGCCCGGGGGATCTCGTGGTCGTGGCGAAGCTCGATCGGTTCTCTCGCGATATCGTTTTCACGATCTCCGCCGTGCGCGACATCATTAAGCGGGGGGCGCGCTTTCTGTCTCTCGCCGAACGCTTCGACGCCTCTACCCCCGAGGGGGAGACGCAAATGGCCCTGTGGGCGTCGATCGCACAGATGGAGCGGGCCCGCATTCGGGAGCGCACGGAAGGCAATCGAAAGCGGCTCCGGGCCCTCGGGAAATTCGTAGAGGGACAGCCCCCGTTCGGCTACGTGCGGGCCAAGGGCGCGGACGCCCACGATAAGCCGCGCCGATTGGACATCGATCCGATCAAGGCGCCCATCGTCCGCGAAATGTTCGACATGTGCCTTGCAGGCAAGAGCGCGCGAGACATCGCGCTCCATTGCCAGACGACCTATACAGGGCTCGCGACGTTCCGGACCGTCTGGATCCTGCAATTGCTCAAAAACCGCATGTACGCCGGCCAGATCGCGACCACGCCCGTCCGGCCCGACAAAAACCGGCAGTTGACGCAGAAGCCTGCCGAATGGGTCGACGCGCACGAACCGATCGTTTCCCTGCAAATGTGGCACGCGGCCCAGCACGCGCTAGCGGGACGGCGCTCCTACGGGCGCAAGCCTCGCACGGACACGATCACCTCGGAATGGTTGATCCGAGGGCTCGCCCGTTGCTCCGTTTGCGGATCGATGATCACGGCCAAGCCTGCAAGCGAGAAGAATAAGCACGCGGGATATTACGTGTGCCGGAAGCGCTACGCGCCCGAATTGAAAAATGCCACGCGCGAGCGGTGCATGGGGGCTCCCTGGAATCGCCAGGATGAGATCGATCCGAAGATCGAACGGCTCGCGGCGCGGCACTTCAGGGCGCTAGACGGCCATCTGTCGAAAGCTCCTCCGCCTTCCCCCCACGCGCCGAATTTCAGGACGCAGCGGGCCAAGCTCGTAACGGCGCGGAGCAATCTCGTTTCCATGGTCTCCTCGGGCCAGTGGGGGATGGACGTCATCCGGGCGGAAGCGGCGCGGATCGAGCGCGAGCTTGCCGCGATCGATGCGGAGGAACGGGCGCTCTCCGCGGAAGCTTCGGCCGATACGGTCGAGAATCGAAAGGGCGCGCTTTCGTGGTTGCGCTCGTTCGTGGCGCAATGGGGGACCATGGCCGTCCCTGCTCGGCGCGCGGCGCTCGGCGCGATGCTCGACGGGATCAAGATCGGTCCGGAGGGGATCGCTATCGAATGGAGCGACGCCGCGACGATGGCCGTCCGGTACGCGGAGGGACGCCTGCCCGATCCCGCGACGCTCGATCAGGCGAGCGACGATCCGCGCCGCCCTGCTCGCCCGATGCTCACCGGAGGCGCGGAGCACGTGCCGGCGCTTCCGCCCGGGGACGCCTAG
- a CDS encoding methyl-accepting chemotaxis protein, whose protein sequence is MLALVLIALGTGFLLSRALTREIAALLRSLQRSSIDLEATAATLLKGASELSSAATEVSTTLQTLLTASKQIAESTRGVAAIATETGASARSGDEVVKRAQEDLEIMRARVDEIVKRMGNLGQSSEQIGGIVDIINELSEQTNILSINAAIEAVNAGEVGLRFGTVAQEIRGLASRVSSSVRGIRELTDAVRDAAAHTTKATDDGTRAVAAIVHEFGNVLASFERIHGQVRATTTATREIETSTKHQTTAVAQVNASMTELARAAKDTEKSSQEMSQTCAELREVARRLAELTGATQDAPARPAAQP, encoded by the coding sequence ATGCTCGCCCTTGTCCTCATCGCGCTCGGCACGGGCTTCCTCCTGAGCCGCGCACTCACGCGGGAAATCGCCGCTTTGCTGCGCAGCCTGCAACGCTCGTCGATCGATCTGGAGGCGACCGCCGCGACGCTTTTGAAGGGCGCGAGCGAGCTTTCCTCCGCAGCCACCGAGGTCAGCACCACACTCCAAACGCTGCTCACGGCGTCCAAGCAAATCGCCGAATCGACGCGGGGCGTCGCCGCTATCGCGACGGAGACCGGCGCGAGTGCACGCAGCGGCGACGAGGTGGTCAAGCGCGCCCAGGAGGACCTCGAGATCATGCGCGCGAGGGTCGACGAAATCGTCAAGCGCATGGGCAATCTCGGCCAGAGCTCGGAGCAAATCGGCGGGATCGTCGATATCATCAACGAGCTGAGCGAACAAACCAATATCCTCTCGATCAACGCCGCCATCGAGGCCGTCAACGCAGGCGAGGTGGGGCTGCGCTTCGGTACGGTCGCCCAAGAGATCCGCGGGCTGGCAAGCCGCGTGAGCAGCTCGGTTCGCGGCATTCGAGAATTGACGGACGCTGTTCGCGACGCGGCCGCCCATACGACGAAAGCAACCGACGATGGCACAAGGGCCGTCGCCGCAATCGTCCACGAATTCGGCAATGTCCTCGCGTCGTTCGAGCGCATCCACGGGCAGGTCCGCGCCACGACGACAGCGACGCGCGAAATCGAGACAAGCACGAAGCACCAGACAACAGCCGTGGCGCAGGTCAATGCCTCCATGACGGAGCTCGCGCGGGCCGCAAAGGATACCGAAAAGAGCTCACAGGAGATGTCGCAGACCTGCGCAGAGCTGCGCGAAGTCGCGCGCCGCCTCGCTGAATTGACCGGCGCAACGCAAGATGCGCCTGCTCGGCCGGCAGCGCAGCCTTGA
- a CDS encoding M57 family metalloprotease: protein MHSNDTKAVSVSSRTTPPAVLAAATVLAASVAVLATGCGVASSPEEQVDDTFVSFEEFEATVYREPDTGIYIVDGDTPIEDRARLQVFYEQHVQAGALVVNRVGASDDRWSDAQKSSLTYCVSTTFGSNYNTVTQAMRQAAWAWQAVANVRLIHRSDQDGACSASNTNVVFDVRPTSGQLYLARAFFPSTTRANRNILIDASSFGNTSPYTLAGILRHELGHTLGFRHEHTRPEAGKCLEDNAWRALTTYDPTSVMHYPQCNGQNSGDLVLTDRDKSGAAALYGSKPAPTDAQISCVFDWAEIQYPTLFSPPAPGVLLFSAPYTYRPYPGTQSHLGAAWSSGNSIDKHIYYMGPSGTIEDQGPVGYWMEQASCP from the coding sequence ATGCATTCGAACGATACCAAGGCTGTCAGCGTCTCCTCGCGCACGACCCCCCCTGCGGTGCTCGCGGCCGCGACCGTCCTCGCAGCGAGCGTCGCCGTCCTGGCGACGGGCTGCGGCGTCGCCTCTTCGCCCGAGGAACAGGTGGACGACACCTTCGTCTCCTTCGAGGAGTTCGAAGCCACGGTCTACCGCGAGCCCGACACGGGCATCTACATCGTAGACGGCGATACGCCGATCGAGGATCGCGCGCGTCTCCAGGTGTTCTACGAGCAGCACGTGCAAGCTGGAGCGCTTGTCGTGAACCGCGTCGGCGCATCCGACGACCGGTGGAGCGACGCCCAGAAGAGCAGCCTCACCTACTGTGTGAGCACGACATTCGGCAGCAATTACAACACTGTGACGCAGGCCATGCGCCAGGCAGCCTGGGCATGGCAGGCCGTCGCCAACGTGCGCCTCATCCACCGCAGCGATCAGGACGGCGCCTGCAGCGCGTCGAATACCAACGTGGTGTTCGACGTGCGCCCCACCAGCGGCCAGCTCTACCTCGCCCGCGCCTTCTTTCCGAGCACCACCCGAGCGAACCGCAACATCCTCATCGACGCGAGTTCATTCGGAAACACCAGCCCGTATACCCTCGCCGGCATCCTCCGCCACGAGCTCGGACACACCCTCGGCTTCCGCCACGAGCACACCCGGCCGGAGGCGGGCAAGTGCTTGGAGGACAATGCCTGGCGCGCGCTCACGACGTACGACCCCACTTCGGTCATGCATTATCCTCAGTGCAACGGCCAGAACAGCGGAGACCTCGTCCTCACCGATCGAGACAAGAGCGGGGCGGCGGCGCTGTACGGGAGCAAGCCGGCGCCCACGGACGCGCAGATCTCTTGCGTATTCGATTGGGCGGAAATCCAGTATCCAACCCTCTTTTCTCCGCCCGCTCCGGGTGTCCTGCTCTTCTCGGCCCCGTACACCTATCGCCCCTATCCGGGGACCCAGAGCCATCTGGGCGCCGCGTGGTCCAGCGGAAACTCCATCGACAAGCACATCTACTACATGGGGCCGAGTGGCACCATCGAGGATCAAGGCCCCGTCGGCTACTGGATGGAGCAAGCGTCTTGCCCCTGA
- a CDS encoding right-handed parallel beta-helix repeat-containing protein has product MRIHLLWSIGLALLIGVGCDGAPNPDATSGGGDGGSGNGGGGNGSGGNGSGGNGGTSDDHEAPTAIFASAPPAYWYVDAVPLSAGVAGDDVTHYRYAIDDGAFSDEQPVAAPISIPSVAAGKRTLKIIGRDAAGNWQVTPTQASFHMATTGPEPTACKLVADGGTCDFILTTSSGFYATPKHFYDANGDGTPDYEKLLDIKPGSKVCLQAGAYDTLNIRGFEGSPEAPVTLVNCGGRVDFAHSHANAALGVLESRYVRIVGVGAAAEPYGITIATSGNQGANGLEITDGSSDIEVAFVEVKSAAYAGIAARTNVSCKWHRASFVQENTFLHHNNVHDTGGEGFYIGGSHWGALELVENGNAQCGVNAGNGTIVCENDCKFEPELHGVRVYANRVESTGADGIQVGSAWSDNDGTVDYDTEVYDNVVIAGATGDSPYNSGALDINPGTSGRVYRNFVRGTDAYAGLFIAGPGNIDVSNNVIITATDVGLVIQDNDAGAKNGPFRILNNTIVNDGPHGIYMYHSHSQGNLCHNNLLLRASEAIHLLNASVDWKASSNVTTGSLESHFVNAGKDDYHLLSTSSAVDAGTDVSSLGLTTDFDRLPRKVGPYDVGAFEYRP; this is encoded by the coding sequence ATGCGTATACACCTTTTGTGGAGCATCGGTTTGGCACTGCTCATCGGGGTCGGGTGCGACGGCGCTCCGAACCCTGATGCAACGAGCGGAGGTGGAGACGGAGGTTCCGGAAACGGCGGCGGAGGAAACGGCAGCGGAGGAAACGGCAGCGGAGGAAACGGAGGAACATCGGACGATCACGAGGCGCCAACCGCGATCTTCGCTTCGGCCCCGCCGGCGTACTGGTATGTCGACGCGGTGCCGCTCTCGGCCGGCGTCGCCGGCGACGACGTCACCCACTACCGTTACGCCATCGACGACGGCGCCTTCAGCGACGAGCAGCCGGTGGCGGCGCCGATCTCGATCCCATCCGTCGCGGCCGGCAAGCGCACGCTGAAGATCATCGGGCGCGACGCTGCCGGCAACTGGCAGGTCACGCCGACCCAGGCGAGCTTCCACATGGCCACGACGGGCCCGGAGCCGACGGCGTGCAAGCTCGTGGCCGACGGCGGCACGTGCGACTTCATCCTCACGACCTCGAGCGGCTTCTACGCGACCCCCAAGCACTTTTACGACGCGAACGGCGACGGCACCCCCGACTACGAGAAGCTCCTCGACATCAAGCCAGGCTCGAAGGTCTGCCTCCAGGCCGGCGCCTACGACACGCTGAACATCCGCGGCTTCGAGGGCAGCCCGGAGGCGCCCGTCACCCTCGTGAATTGCGGCGGTCGGGTCGACTTCGCGCACAGCCACGCCAATGCGGCCCTGGGCGTGCTCGAGTCACGCTACGTGCGCATCGTGGGCGTCGGAGCCGCGGCGGAGCCGTATGGGATCACCATTGCCACCTCGGGCAACCAGGGCGCGAACGGCCTCGAGATCACCGACGGGTCGTCCGACATCGAGGTCGCCTTCGTCGAGGTCAAGAGCGCCGCGTACGCGGGAATCGCGGCCCGCACCAACGTGAGCTGCAAGTGGCACCGCGCGTCCTTCGTGCAAGAGAACACCTTCCTCCACCATAACAACGTGCACGATACCGGAGGCGAAGGGTTCTACATCGGCGGCTCGCATTGGGGCGCTCTGGAGCTGGTCGAGAACGGCAATGCCCAGTGCGGCGTCAACGCCGGCAATGGCACCATCGTGTGCGAGAACGACTGCAAGTTCGAGCCCGAGCTGCACGGGGTTCGGGTGTACGCGAACCGGGTGGAGAGCACCGGCGCCGACGGCATCCAGGTCGGCAGCGCGTGGTCGGACAACGACGGCACGGTCGATTACGACACCGAGGTCTACGACAACGTCGTGATTGCCGGGGCCACCGGCGACAGCCCCTACAACTCGGGCGCCCTCGACATCAACCCCGGGACGTCGGGCCGGGTGTACCGCAACTTCGTCCGCGGCACCGACGCTTATGCTGGCCTGTTCATCGCGGGCCCGGGCAACATCGACGTCTCCAACAACGTCATCATCACCGCGACGGACGTGGGCCTGGTGATCCAGGACAATGACGCGGGCGCGAAGAACGGGCCGTTCCGCATTCTCAACAACACGATCGTCAACGACGGCCCGCACGGCATCTACATGTACCACTCGCACAGCCAGGGGAACCTCTGCCACAACAACCTGCTCCTGCGCGCGTCCGAGGCCATCCACCTGCTCAACGCCAGCGTCGATTGGAAGGCGTCGAGCAACGTCACCACGGGCAGCCTCGAGAGCCACTTCGTGAACGCGGGCAAGGATGACTATCACCTCCTCTCGACGTCGAGCGCGGTCGACGCCGGGACCGACGTGTCCAGCCTGGGCCTCACCACCGACTTCGACAGGCTGCCCCGCAAGGTCGGCCCGTACGACGTCGGAGCCTTCGAATACAGGCCGTAA
- a CDS encoding carboxypeptidase-like regulatory domain-containing protein, giving the protein MISARSLVLRRTLPFLLSALALGLVAGCDDNGSSSTSSSTSSSTSSSSSSGSGGAGGQDAGFRLSGSLSYEYVPFDVDLEKLDYGKIEKRPIRGASVRLLDADTDAEIAKTTSDDEGAYSFDYMGAAKVKLWVYAQTEVPSLTVEDNTSGDEVYVMESNTAESAADAKLDVLAATGWDGTAYTKIRAAAPFAVLDTAYTSARRFLDEVSPPPAFPPLKFNWSIDNRPEDGDKALGQVGTSHFDGEELYILGKADVDTDEFDSHIIVHEWGHWFNKTLGRADTIGGTHSSSDIEDPRVAFSEGFCTALSAIVLDPDTTYTDSSGPQQASGFSNDVEMNNDNVEYNPGWFSETTVEGFVYDLYDGPNEPFDQVSVGISGIYEALRTQKDKPSFTTIFSYVASLKENNPQSAPAIDAVTSFYNVSADFGIDPIEDEWGTNETHSGGFPGSLPVYKEGVVGNSYTVDLTGDAESNRLSQNVYFRLEGDGMAITVTSTSPSDVDLSVFKAGVLVASDGNASGEESVTFDSEAGTIYVLTVRGFNTMPVSYGADITISH; this is encoded by the coding sequence ATGATCTCCGCTCGCTCTCTCGTTCTCCGCAGGACCCTCCCTTTCCTCCTGTCGGCGCTCGCCCTCGGCCTCGTCGCCGGCTGCGACGACAATGGCAGCAGCAGCACCAGCAGCAGCACCAGCAGCAGTACCAGCAGCAGCTCTTCCTCGGGAAGCGGCGGCGCCGGCGGTCAGGACGCCGGGTTCCGCCTCTCGGGTTCGCTGTCGTATGAGTACGTGCCGTTCGACGTCGACCTCGAAAAGCTCGATTATGGCAAGATCGAGAAGCGCCCGATCCGCGGGGCCTCGGTCCGCCTCCTCGACGCCGACACCGACGCCGAGATCGCGAAGACGACCTCCGATGACGAGGGCGCCTACAGCTTCGATTACATGGGCGCCGCCAAAGTGAAGCTTTGGGTCTACGCCCAGACGGAAGTCCCCTCTTTGACGGTCGAGGACAATACGTCAGGCGACGAGGTCTACGTGATGGAGAGTAACACGGCCGAAAGCGCCGCGGACGCGAAGCTCGACGTCCTCGCCGCCACGGGCTGGGACGGGACCGCGTACACCAAGATCCGCGCCGCCGCCCCGTTCGCCGTGCTCGATACGGCCTACACCTCGGCGAGGCGCTTCCTCGACGAGGTGTCGCCTCCTCCCGCGTTCCCCCCGCTCAAATTCAACTGGAGCATCGACAATCGCCCCGAGGACGGGGACAAAGCCCTGGGCCAGGTCGGCACCTCCCATTTTGACGGCGAGGAGCTCTACATCCTCGGCAAGGCGGACGTGGACACCGACGAGTTCGATTCGCACATCATCGTCCACGAGTGGGGCCACTGGTTCAACAAGACGCTCGGCCGTGCGGATACCATCGGAGGCACCCACAGCAGCAGCGATATCGAGGACCCGCGGGTCGCCTTCAGCGAAGGGTTCTGCACCGCCTTGAGCGCGATCGTCCTCGACCCGGACACCACCTACACCGACAGCTCCGGGCCCCAGCAGGCGAGCGGATTCTCGAATGACGTCGAAATGAACAACGACAACGTCGAGTATAACCCGGGTTGGTTCTCGGAGACGACGGTCGAGGGGTTCGTGTATGATCTCTATGACGGGCCGAACGAGCCCTTCGACCAGGTCAGCGTGGGCATCAGCGGCATCTACGAGGCGCTCCGGACCCAAAAGGACAAGCCCTCGTTCACGACGATCTTCTCGTACGTGGCCTCGCTCAAGGAGAACAACCCGCAATCCGCGCCGGCCATCGACGCGGTCACGTCGTTCTACAACGTAAGCGCCGATTTCGGCATCGACCCCATCGAGGACGAGTGGGGGACAAACGAGACACATTCCGGCGGCTTCCCCGGGAGCCTGCCGGTCTACAAGGAGGGCGTCGTCGGCAATAGCTATACCGTGGACCTGACCGGCGACGCAGAATCCAATCGACTCTCCCAGAACGTCTACTTCCGACTGGAAGGCGACGGGATGGCCATCACCGTCACCTCGACCAGCCCGAGCGACGTCGACCTTTCGGTGTTCAAGGCCGGCGTCCTCGTCGCGTCCGACGGGAACGCGAGCGGGGAAGAGAGCGTCACCTTTGATTCGGAGGCAGGGACGATCTACGTGCTCACCGTGCGTGGGTTCAACACCATGCCCGTATCGTACGGGGCCGACATCACCATCTCGCACTGA
- a CDS encoding AraC family transcriptional regulator: MIPSKSGTALVHRQPIPSALKHPLEAHRGAAPLLVVKTHLSTTDPDELLPTYARLYPGATLRPLSGTAFRCDFGATTAGPVSFVAGNWDLGGRVEAAALGDRYALVFGGEGSSGDAEVEIRSRRLSITPGTRALLLVPGRPGNIRLPVGSKGRTLTIEQAALEAHFAMLTGHASRGAIPFDPDLDLTTGGGATLHGIVRLLREEIERPAVSPFVRPHLFDVLLTALVTIPRHDGLRLLELPPPRVAPAVVRRAEEYIAAHAGEAIRLSDIVAATGAPARSLQAAFRASRGMTPMEFLKIRRLEQARQMLLAPQPGTTAAGVAAAMGFRSAGRFSVEYRKHFRESPSETLARGRASVAR; the protein is encoded by the coding sequence ATGATTCCCTCCAAGTCGGGCACGGCGCTCGTGCACCGCCAGCCGATCCCCTCCGCGTTGAAGCACCCGCTTGAGGCCCATCGAGGAGCGGCGCCCCTCTTGGTCGTGAAGACCCACCTCAGCACCACCGACCCCGACGAGTTGCTCCCCACCTACGCCCGCCTCTACCCGGGCGCGACGCTCCGGCCCCTGTCAGGGACCGCCTTCCGGTGTGATTTCGGGGCCACCACGGCCGGGCCCGTGTCGTTCGTGGCGGGGAACTGGGACCTCGGCGGCCGCGTCGAGGCGGCCGCCCTCGGCGATCGGTACGCGCTGGTGTTCGGAGGGGAAGGCAGCAGCGGCGACGCGGAGGTGGAGATCCGGAGCCGGCGCCTCTCGATCACGCCTGGAACGCGGGCCCTGCTCCTCGTTCCCGGGCGGCCGGGGAACATCAGGCTGCCCGTGGGTTCGAAGGGCCGGACCCTCACCATCGAGCAAGCCGCCCTCGAGGCGCACTTCGCCATGCTCACGGGCCACGCGAGCCGCGGCGCGATCCCGTTCGACCCCGATCTGGATCTCACCACGGGCGGCGGCGCGACGCTCCACGGGATCGTGCGGCTGCTCCGGGAGGAGATCGAGCGCCCCGCGGTCTCGCCGTTCGTCCGGCCGCACCTCTTCGACGTGCTCCTCACCGCGCTCGTGACCATTCCTCGCCACGACGGCCTGCGCCTGCTCGAGCTCCCGCCCCCGCGCGTCGCCCCCGCGGTCGTGCGCCGGGCCGAGGAGTACATCGCGGCGCACGCCGGCGAGGCGATCCGGCTCTCGGACATCGTCGCCGCGACGGGCGCGCCGGCCCGCTCGCTCCAGGCGGCGTTCCGCGCGTCGCGAGGCATGACGCCGATGGAGTTCCTGAAGATTCGGCGGCTCGAGCAGGCGCGCCAGATGCTCCTCGCCCCGCAGCCCGGGACGACCGCGGCGGGCGTCGCCGCCGCGATGGGCTTCCGCAGCGCGGGGCGGTTCAGCGTCGAGTACAGGAAGCACTTCCGCGAGAGCCCCTCCGAGACGCTCGCGCGCGGCCGCGCCTCCGTCGCGCGCTGA